From Juglans regia cultivar Chandler chromosome 6, Walnut 2.0, whole genome shotgun sequence, the proteins below share one genomic window:
- the LOC108989533 gene encoding disease resistance protein RPS4B-like, whose amino-acid sequence MEHLKYVMVESIVIQELPSSITYFARLEELLMYGCKSLVHLPINIFQLEHLEKVYLLHCPNFLDFGKEVEHNGQFMPCTQENEISSRMKLFPLPPPESNFSLTALNLSGSGIVSLPPCIERFVGLARLSLRDCKQLEKILHLPPNIEEVDATGCGLLERFHNISTESSFGIPDLKWLTSINLSECNKMHVNVGNRAPDPLWVQERFQMKDSSKIIYPGSRIPEWFKYCKETTSYTNSIEIEIDHNASMCFGHQIVALVLCFVVGPLLLGYETITISINGQSMVWDPYCDLLWPSMDPHRVCLKYIAGNSIDEMMSRSYREGYNTRFTFGSGSKEAILKSVGVHLIYGNDNFINPIQLSKRYRDGGEHDLQPDWNPQQTRQSSTTRIREFKDANDDFISEDLLPLGN is encoded by the exons ATGGAACATTTGAAATATGTCATGGTAGAAAGCATCGTAATACAGGAGCTACCTTCATCCATTACATATTTCGCTAGGCTCGAGGAGTTATTAATGTATGGGTGCAAAAGCCTTGTGCATCTTCCAATAAACATTTTTCAGTTGGAACACCTAGAGAAAGTTTACCTCCTTCATTGTccaaattttttagattttggaaaagagGTGGAGCATAATGGACAATTCATGCCATGTacacaagaaaatgaaatttcatCAAGAATGAAATTGTTCCCATTGCCGCCTCCCGAATCAAATTTCAGTTTGACGGCTTTAAATCTATCTGGTAGTGGTATTGTTAGCCTTCCTCCATGCATTGAAAGATTTGTTGGATTGGCGAGACTTTCTTTAAGAGATTGCAAGCAACTTGAAAAAATTCTAcaccttccaccaaatatagAAGAGGTAGATGCTACAGGATGCGGGTTATTGGAACGCTTTCATAATATATCGACAGAATCTTCATTCGGTATACCAGACTTAAAATGGCTAACATCGATTAACTTATCAGAGTGTaataaaatgcatgtgaatGTAGGGAATCGTGCACCAGATCCATTATGGGTTCAG GAACGCTTTCAGATGAAAGATTCAAGTAAGATTATATATCCAGGAAGTAGGATTCCAGAGTGGTTCAAGTATTGCAAGGAGACTACTTCATATACTAATtctattgaaattgaaattgatcaTAATGCATCCATGTGTTTTGGGCATCAGATCGTAGCAttagttttgtgttttgttgtgGGACCTCTTCTGCTGGGATACGAAACTATTACTATCTCAATAAACGGCCAGTCAATGGTGTGGGACCCATATTGTGATTTGTTGTGGCCTTCAATGGACCCACATCGTGTATGTCTAAAATACATAGCTGGAAATTCTATTGATGAGATGATGTCAAGAAGTTACAGGGAGGGGTACAATACGAGGTTTACATTTGGAAGTGGGTCAAAGGAAGCAATCTTAAAAAGTGTTGGAGTTCATCTAATATACGGGAATGACAATTTCATTAATCCTATTCAACTTTCAAAGAGATACCGCGATGGTGGTGAGCATGACTTGCAACCTGATTGGAACCCACAACAGACGAGGCAATCTTCAACCACGAGAATTAGGGAATTCAAGGATGCTAATGACGATTTCATTAGTGAAGATTTACTTCCACTTGG GAATTGA
- the LOC109020488 gene encoding disease resistance protein RPP2B-like, with protein sequence MGKEIVREESPGEPGRRSRLWFHEDVRYVLEENTGTEQIEGILINLPQGDRTIRLSPKVFGKMKKLRIFINHNAGFCGKLNYLSNELRVLHWPKCPLLSLPSNFHGEKLVVLRIERSMIREMGVTLQSKNLTSLDLSYCEYLTKISDLSSCSNLEKLILHDCRSLVEVHDSVGLLDKLVQLDFTYCSRLKKLPRSFKLRSLELLEISDCTSLENFPEIECEMEHLKSLWLESVVIQELPSSITYLIGLQKLFMYGCESLVRLPINIFQLECLESVDIRCCPNFVNFGNEVGHSGQSMPGTQGNEISSSMELLPLSPPESNNLFNFSSSLRKLSLSGSGIVSLPPYIEGFVGLCELDLVDCKQLEEILHLPPNIQVLKAQGCGLLNRFPHVSTKSSFGTPDLKLLRWIDLSECNKVDVDVVNHEPNPLLVQVDISYISISINGKLIRKDEMWQVSPSMNPHHVCLQYIAAHSIDQKVSRSYKEGNNMRFTFRSDSEYDEAILKSAGVHLIYIQE encoded by the exons ATGGGCAAAGAAATTGTTCGAGAAGAATCACCTGGAGAACCTGGGAGACGTAGTAGATTATGGTTTCATGAAGATGTGCGTTATGTACTTGAAGAAAATACA GGTACGGAGCAAATAGAAGGCATATTGATAAATTTGCCCCAAGGGGACCGCACGATACGCTTGAGTCCAAAGGTGTTTGGAAAGATGAAAAAACTTAGAATATTTATAAACCACAATGCAGGTTTTTGTGGCAAATTGAATTATCTCTCTAATGAGTTGAGAGTTCTTCATTGGCCCAAATGTCCTTTGCTCTCTTTGCCATCTAATTTTCATGGAGAGAAACTCGTTGTTTTAAGAATAGAAAGAAGCATGATTAGAGAGATGGGCGTGACATTGCAATCTAag AACTTAACATCTCTAGATCTCAGTTACTGTGAATACTTGACAAAAATATCGGATCTTTCAAGTTGCTCAAATCTAGAGAAGTTGATTCTTCATGATTGTAGAAGTTTAGTTGAGGTTCATGATTCTGTTGGACTTTTGGATAAGCTTGTTCAATTGGATTTTACTTATTGTTCCAGACTAAAGAAGTTGCCAAGAAGCTTCAAGTTGAGATCTCTAGAATTACTTGAAATATCTGATTGCACAAGCCTTGAAAACTTTCCTGAAATTGAGTGTGAAATGGAACATTTGAAGTCTCTCTGGTTAGAAAGCGTTGTAATACAGGAGCTACCATCATCCATTACATACCTCATTGGGCTCCAGAAGTTATTTATGTATGGGTGCGAAAGCCTTGTGCGTCTTccaataaacatttttcaattggAATGTCTAGAGAGTGTTGACATCAGATGTTGtccaaattttgtaaattttggaAATGAGGTGGGGCATAGTGGACAATCCATGCCAGGTACACAGGGAAATGAAATTTCATCAAGTATGGAATTGCTCCCATTGTCGCCTCCagaatcaaataatttatttaatttctcatCCAGTTTGAGGAAATTAAGTCTATCTGGTAGTGGTATTGTTAGCCTTCCTCCATACATTGAAGGATTTGTTGGATTGTGTGAGCTTGATTTGGTAGACTGCAAGCAACTTGAAGAAATTCTAcaccttccaccaaatatacaaGTGTTAAAGGCTCAAGGATGCGGGTTATTGAATCGCTTTCCTCATGTATCGACAAAATCTTCATTCGGTACACCTGACTTAAAACTACTAAGATGGATTGACTTATCAGAGTGCAATAAAGTGGATGTGGATGTAGTGAATCATGAGCCAAATCCATTATTGGTTCAG GTGGATATTTCTTATATTAGTATCTCAATAAATGGCAAGTTGATTAGAAAAGATGAAATGTGGCAAGTATCGCCTTCAATGAACCCGCATCATGTATGTCTACAATACATAGCTGCACATTCTATTGATCAGAAGGTGTCAAGAAGTTACAAGGAGGGGAACAATATGAGGTTTACATTTCGAAGTGATTCAGAATATGATGAAGCAATCTTGAAAAGTGCTGGAGTCCATCTAATATATATACAGGAATGA
- the LOC118348682 gene encoding TMV resistance protein N-like — MTSSIAPLGVLSSPSSSNSSSLTSQWSYDVFLSFRGEDTRNNFIVHLYKDLHQNGINTYMDNEELRRGEKISPALQKAIEESKISIIVFSENYASSTWCLDELMKILECKESKQHKVLPVFYKVEPSTVRHQKSSFKEALARHEEKFKDDAKVQRWKTALKQVADLSGLHLKINENESEFIQKIVQEWE, encoded by the exons ATGACCTCTTCCATCGCACCATTGGGAGTCCTCTCCTCTCCTTCCTCCTCCAATTCCTCTTCTTTAACCTCTCAATGGAGTTACGATGTATTCTTGAGCTTTCGAGGTGAAGATACCcgcaataattttattgttcatcTCTACAAAGATTTGCATCAAAATGGAATCAATACTTATATGGATAACGAGGAGTTGAGAAGAGGTGAAAAAATTTCACCTGCACTTCAGAAGGCTATTGAAGAGTCAAAGATTTCAATCATTGTATTTTCTGAAAACTATGCATCATCTACGTGGTGTTTGGATGAGCTAATGAAGATCCTAGAGTGTAAAGAATCAAAGCAACATAAAGTTTTACCAGTATTTTACAAAGTTGAGCCATCGACAGTACGACACCAAAAAAGTAGTTTTAAAGAAGCGTTGGCTAGACATGAAGAAAAATTCAAGGATGATGCTAAAGTTCAGAGGTGGAAGACTGCCTTAAAACAAGTTGCCGATCTATCCGGTTTGCATTTAAAGATCAACGA GAACGAATCTGAATTTATCCAGAAGATTGTTCAAGAG TGGGAATAA
- the LOC118348681 gene encoding disease resistance protein RUN1-like: MIGIFGIGGIGKTTIAKEMYNRITDKFEGSCFLANVRESSKQDQGGLVKLQQTILSEILKDSSLKVGNADQGINLIKKRLCCKKILLILDDVDHLDQLEKLCERCDWFGSGSRIIITTRDEGLLTKHHVHFKYRMKEMDYHEAVQLFSQHAFKSHKPDEAFADVIKLAFKYAGSLPLALKVLGSNLYGEDIHYWKSELEKYKRIPEENIHEKLKISYDGLDYHTKKIFLDIACFFKGDEREYVTKILDSCGFFAYAGIKKLNDKCLITIDQHNDDQYLWMHDLLEDMGKEIVRQESPEEPGKRSRLYFHEDIREVFEKNKGTEKIEGILIDLPQEDCKTQFSTKAYATNFL, translated from the exons ATGATAGGGATTTTTGGTATTGGTGGAATTGGTAAAACAACTATTGCAAAAGAGATGTATAACCGCATTACTGATAAGTTTGAAGGCAGTTGTTTTCTTGCAAATGTTAGAGAATCATCAAAACAAGATCAAGGTGGTCTCGTGAAGTTGCAACAGACAATTCTTTCTGAAATTCTTAAAGATTCAAGTTTGAAAGTTGGTAATGCTGATCAAGGAATCAATTTGATAAAGAAGAGACTTTGCTGTAAAAAAATTCTTCTGATTCTTGATGATGTTGATCATTTGGaccaattagaaaaattatgtgaaagaTGCGATTGGTTTGGTTCTGGGAGTCGaatcatcataacaacaagGGATGAGGGTTTACTAACTAAGCATCATGTTCATTTCAAATATCGTATGAAGGAAATGGATTACCATGAAGCTGTTCAGCTCTTTAGCCAGCATGCTTTCAAAAGTCACAAACCTGATGAAGCTTTTGCAGATGTCATAAAACTTGCATTCAAGTATGCTGGCAGCCTTCCACTCGCTTTAAAAGTGTTAGGCTCAAATCTATATGGAGAAGATATACATTATTGGAAAAGCGAATTGGAAAAGTACAAAAGAATTCCAGAAGAAAATATTCacgaaaaactcaaaataagttACGATGGATTAGATTATCATACAAAAAAGATTTTCCTTGATATTGCATGTTTCTTCAAAGGAGACGAGAGAGAATATGTCACTAAAATACTAGACAGTTGTGGTTTCTTTGCCTATGCTGGTATCAAAAAGCTCAATGATAAATGTCTCATAACGATTGATCAACATAATGATGACCAATACTTGTGGATGCATGACTTACTAGAAGATATGGGTAAAGAAATTGTGCGACAAGAATCACCCGAAGAACCTGGCAAGCGCAGCAGATTATACTTTCATGAAGACATTCGTgaagtatttgaaaaaaataag GGAACAGAGAAAATTGAAGGCATATTGATAGATCTGCCTCAGGAAGACTGCAAGACACAATTCAGTACTAAGGC GTATGCTACCAATTTCCTTTAA